In bacterium, a single genomic region encodes these proteins:
- a CDS encoding hydrogenase maturation protease gives MLLIGYGNPGRSDDGLGPQLAEAVSEWGLEGLETLWDYQLNIEHAADLAGADLALFVDAALEAPEPFGLSRLAPSDAAHFSTHAMPPAAVLETCRAVYGRTPPSFLLALRGDSFEMGEGLSQAAERRLEAALSFLRGVLQHPEPRAELEKRAGG, from the coding sequence ATGCTCCTTATCGGATACGGCAACCCGGGCCGCAGCGATGACGGCCTGGGGCCGCAACTGGCCGAGGCGGTGAGCGAATGGGGTCTGGAGGGCCTGGAAACGCTCTGGGACTACCAGCTCAACATCGAGCACGCGGCCGACCTGGCCGGGGCGGACCTGGCGCTGTTCGTGGACGCAGCCCTGGAGGCCCCGGAGCCGTTCGGGTTGAGCCGGCTCGCGCCCTCGGACGCCGCTCATTTCTCGACCCACGCGATGCCACCGGCCGCGGTGCTCGAAACCTGCCGCGCGGTCTACGGCCGCACGCCCCCGTCGTTCCTGCTGGCCCTGCGGGGCGACAGTTTCGAGATGGGCGAGGGCCTGAGCCAGGCGGCCGAACGCAGGCTGGAGGCGGCTCTGAGTTTCCTGCGCGGGGTGCTGCAACACCCCGAACCGCGGGCCGAGCTGGAAAAACGCGCCGGCGGTTGA